TGGCAGCGGATTGTCAAGACGCTGAAAGATCCCCAGAAAAGCTGCCATGTCGCGGTCGTGGGGAAGTACACCGGGAACGGCGACGCCTACCTTTCGATCGGCGAGGCGCTCATCCACGCTGGCATCCCGAACGATGCGTCCGTCGAAGTTTCTTGGATCGAAAGCGACCTCTTTGAGAACGGCAAGCCGGCCGCCGAATTGCTCTCCGGCATGGACGCTTTGGTCGTAGCTCCCGGCTTCGGCGATCGGGGGATCGAAGGGAAAATCGAGGCCGTTCGCTACGCGAGGGAAAATCAGGTTCCCTTCCTTGGCATTTGCTTGGGGCTCCAAGTGGCGGTGATCGAGTTCTGCCGGAATGTCTGCAAGCTCGAAGGCGCCAACAGCGAAGAGATCGAAAATGACCCGGCCTATCCGGTCATTCACCTCTTGCCCGAACAAAGGGACGTGAAGGACAAAGGCGCGACGATGCGCCTGGGGACGTATCCGTGCAACGTCGTTCACGGGACTCTCGCACACCGGCTTTACAAGAGCAGCCGCATCTCCGAACGGCACCGCCATCGCTACGAAGTGAACAACGACTTTCGGGAGTTGCTCGCTGAAAAGGGAGTGACGATCTCCGGAGTGTCGCCGGATTACAGGCTCGTCGAGATGATCGAGATCAAGGACCATCCGTTCTTCATCGCAACTCAGGCTCATCCGGAGTTTCGGTCGCGTCCCAACCGTCCCCATCCGCTGTTTCAGGGCCTAGTCAAGGCTGCGATCGACCGAAAGAGCCGCGTCGCGCTGCAGTAAGTGCGCCCCAATTCGCAAGGAACGGGCTCTCCCCGACCTTGTGACCGCGCGCATGAACCCCGAAGATTAACTTGTGGGTTTTTTTGCAAGCCTGAGGAACCTTCTTGGTATGGGACGTTTGCCCGCCACCACCTACGTCTCTCGCCAAGCGCGTCGCGGCAAGCGATCAGGCTCGATCCTGATAGATGCGATCGTCGGCGTGTTCGTTCTGGCCCTCGCCGCATCCGCGTTCTTTTCGATGATGCCGGTGATCGATCGCGCCCAACGAATCGCTCACGAGCAATCGACAGCGAGCAACATGGCGGCGCGCATGGTCGAACACCTTCAATTGCTCAACGCCAAAGATCTGAACGTCGAGGCTCTGACGAGTCTGGAGTTGATCGACGCGGGCCAAGACGGCCTTCCGTATCGGTTTGACAACGTCCCTCTCGATGACTCCACAGGCTTCAGCCCCGCCCAGGCGTTTCGCAACGGTACCGGTAGCCTTGATATTGTCGATCTTTCGGCTGGAGCAAGAAAAGCCGTCGTCACGATCGGTTGGGTCAGCGACAGCGGGAAGTCGAAGTCCTTTGTAACCGCGACGGTCCTGGGTGGATACAAATGAGGCGGCGAGGATTCTCCCTTGTCGAAGTGAGCATTGGGCTCGTCATCCTCATGATGGGGATGCTTGGGCTATTGAACTTATACTTATACGGCGCAAAGTCGATCACGAGAACCACGATCGATACGAACCTGTCTCAGCGCAACGCTCAGGGCCTTCGCCGGATGTCGGAGCAGCTTAGGATGGCCATGTCCGTGGAACTCAATGAAGAGGGCACCACGGTCACTTACCAACTTCCCGCGATGTCCGATTCCGTCGATCCCTTTACGGGCGAGCACGAAGTCGCGGTCCCCCGAGCCTGGGATGGCGTGACGCGGTCGTTCTCTATCGAGGGGGGGATTCTGAGCGACGACCAGACTGGCCAAGTCTTGGTAGAGGGCATTTCGCTCACCGACCCTGACCCGGACAGCTCTCAGTATGGCCAAACCTATACTCCGTTCGCTTTCTCGACGATTGGTTCCTCACGAGCTTTGTCGATTCAGTTGATCACTTCGCAATTCATGGGTGTGCAGACGCGTTTCGTTCGCTTGAAAACTACCGTTATGTTGAGGAATATGCCTTGAAAAATAGCAAGAAGCGAGGTTGGATCGCCCTGACCATGCTGTTGGGACTCTCCGTCTTGGTGCTGTCCACGATGGGGGTGCTCATGATGTCGACCCAAAGCATGCACCGCGCCGAACGGGATTCGCGCGCCGTCGTCGCGTTTCAAACGGCCCAAGCAGCCCTTGAATCGACTCTGAGTAAGGCCTTTGCCGCGCTCCCCTCGAACAACGGTGGCTTTGTAGAAGGAACGGATTACGCGACCGAAGTTCTCGCTGGACTGGGTGGAGACCTCTCGGCTCTGGTCGAGGTTCAGCCAACCTCGGATCCTCGAACCGCATGGTTCACGTCGACCGTCGAATACAACTCGGTCGAGTCGAGCGTTCGGGTGTATGTCGACAGTCGCAACGTTGGTATCTGGAACAACGCGATCTTCGCTGGCGCGGGCGCGGCAGGGCAGGCGATCAACGGCAACGTGGATATTCGGGGTTCGGTACATATTCTGGGTGAAGGCGAGCCCTATTCGGATCTGAACGGAAACGGCGTATGGGACGCGGCTGAACCCTATACGGATCTAAATAGCAACGGCGCATGGGACCCAGGCGAGCCCTTCACGGATATTAACGGAGATAGCGTTAGAAATCCTGCGGAACCCTATAATGATCTAAATCGCAATGGCCAGTACGACCCGCCGCTGACGCAAACCGACCTCAACACAACCCTTTCAGGTACGGCCTACATCGGTAATCACTACAGCGGAATGCCGACCGAACTCGAAGCGATGGTACCGGATGCTCCCCGCGTGAGTGGCATTGAGACTTTGAGTGCAGAGGTGCGCGTCAAACATGGACGCATCTCGATTAGCGGAAACGCAATGGTCGGAACGAGTTCGATCGTGGACGGAGGCTCGAGCAAGGGCACGATCGACGGTTCGTACGTGAGCGACGGGTACACGGGCAGCGCGGGCGCAGGCGCGGTGTTTAGCGACAATGGCGCGAGCAACGTGTACGATCTGGGCAACCTCGGAATCCAGTTCCCTGTGGTGGCGGGAATCGGAGCGCAAACCTATATCGACAGCTCTCAAAACACCTGGCAAACCCAAGAGCACTTCCTCGAAGCGCGCAGCCTGACCGTACCTTTGACCGAGATCAAAGCCGGGACGGCAGCATTCAGCTACGGACCGGACGCTTACGGAAACAGCATTTCGTTCACGCCCGAGGTCAAGCAGAACAACAAAGTGGTGCAGCCTGCGACGCTCGACGTTTCTGGGGTCATTCGGTTTGCCGGCAACTTGCAGATTGGTGGGAGCAAAGAGACGATTCGGTACACCGGCAACGGTACGCTGTACTCTCGCGAGTCGGTTTCCATCAGCGCGAACTTCCTGCCCGCCTCGGGCACGGTGTTTCCGACAACGGCGCGTATTGGAGTCATTGCCCTCCGGGACTTGAACCTCGCAACCGGAAACGGCGATGCCCAACTCTCCATGGCCGGCGCATTTTATGCGCAGGGGAAGATCGTCAGCCGCAAACAGAATCAAATCGCCGGGACCTTCGTGGCAGCCTATTACGACATGGGCACCAACGTCCCCAACATCTATCAGGTCCCACCGCTGGTTTACAACATGCCCCCTGCGATGCCCGGCGACAAGAACTACTTCTCGCTCCGCGTGAGGACTTGGAGGGACCGGCCCGTCTCAACCAGCACAAACATGACGGGCTCCTAATCCCGAGCTTCAGGTGGGTTAGGAGTGCGCTTCGGCGGCAGGTTGCTTTCCGCCCATCATTTCGCGGACCACGTCATGCAGCATGAGGAGCAGGGCAAGGAGCATGGGCCCCGCCATCAGCCCGATCGGACCCATCGACAGGACGCCGCCCAGCAGAGCGAAGAACACCGCCATCGGGTGCATGAGAAGCCGCGCTCCGATCACCCACGGCTTGAGCAAGTTGTCGATCTGACTGACCACCAAGAAGCCAGCGGCAAGCAGCGCCACGCCCTCCCAGGTCTTGCCGTTGGCGAGAAGGATGAGGGCCATGGGGACGTAGACGATCGGCGCTCCAAGGAGCGGAATCATGCAGAGCATGATGGTCAACGCCCCCCAAAGTAGCGCGTTCGGAACACCGGTGAATACGTAGGCAAGGGTCGCAAGGAGGCCCTGCGCAATGGCAACGAGAATGACTCCGACAAACACGCCGTGGATGGTGTTCGACATCCTCGCAAGGACTTGGGTCGTTCGGTCGGGCGGAAGCGGGCTGAGCGCAACCACATAGGGGCTAAGCCTCGCCCCGTCGCGGAGAAGAAAGAACAGGGTCAGAAAAGCGAAGACCAGCGTGAGCAGTGACTGAACGCCCTGTACGGCCAGCGAGGACAAGGGCTTCGTGAGCGATTGGGCGATTTGATCCTTGTTGGACTCGACCCAAGGGCCGATTTGGAAGTTCGGCGCGAGGCGATCGGTGACCGGCTCGATCATGCGGTCGATTTCGTGTCCGATGCTTTCGAGGGTGACGACGCCCGTACCGTCGGTCGCGCCCTCGGCGAACTCCCTTAGGAGGCCACCAGCCTGGACCGTCACCGCCAAGCCTAAGAACACGAGAGGCAGGCCCACTATGGCTAGGGCGAGGAGGGTCGAGGCCAAAGCTCCGACGTTGCCTCCCAGCCTCTTACTAAACTTCTTATGAATGGGCCACATCAGGACGGCCATCACGCTCGCCCACAGGATCGCGGGGACGAACGGCCACAATACGACGATCCCTCCGACGACCGCGGCGATCACCAACAACCAAAAGCCGAAGTGCTTGTACTTCGATTCAAAAGTGGGCTGGGGAGACGAGTCCATTCGATCGATCCTGCGAATGCGTATTTCTCGAACAGCTACGGACGAAGGACGGTTGGCGTTGCGGCGCGTCGCTCGAAGTGAGCCGGCTGGGACTCGAACCCAGGACCCACGCCTTAAAAGGGCGTTGCTCTACCGACTGAGCTACCGGCTCGCTGAGGGATGATGGTACCTGAGGTTCGGCTGGCCGGTCGGCTGGTTTGGGTACGCTTGCCCCATGCCGGACGAATCCCTCACGTACCTGTCAGCGGGCGTCAATATCGACGAAGCTCAAAGAGCGTTGAGGGGCGTTCTGCCAGACGTGCAAGCGACCTACACCGAGAACGTGGTCGCGGGAGTCGGGGGCTTTGGCGGGCTATTCCACGCGAGCTTCCCCGGAATCGATCAGCCCGTGCTGGTGGCGAGCATCGACGGGGTCGGAACTAAGACGCGGGTTGCCTCGATGGTGGGCGATTACACCGGCTTGGGCAAGGACATCGTGAACCACTGCATCAACGATATCCTGTGCCAAGGCGCGCGGCCGCTCTTCTTCTTGGATTACTTCGCGGCCTCAAGGCTCTCTGGCCAGATTCTGGAGGAGGTCTTGCGAGGGGCATCGGAGGCTTGCAGAGCGGTGGGTTGCGCTCTGCTAGGGGGTGAGACCGCCGAAATGCCGGGCGTCTATGCCGAGGACGAGATCGACGTTGTGGGCTCGATCGTCGGGGTCGTCGAATACGCGCGTCGGCTTCCCCGCCCGACGATCAGGCCCGGCGACACCCTCATCGGCATCGCAAGCGACGGGCTCCACACGAACGGTTTCTCGCTCGCGAGAAAGTCGCTCTTCGAGATCGGGGGGCTGTCCGTTCGCCAGCCCGTTCCGGGGCTGAACACCACCATCGGCGAGGAGCTATTGCGCCCCCATCGCTGCTATTTCAACGCGCTGTATCCGCTGCTCCAAGAAGAAGTTGGCATCAAGTCGCTCGCCCACATCACCGGGGGCGGACTCCACGACAACGTACCGAGGGCGTTGCCCCCCGATACTCAGGCGATCGTCGAGCGGAGAACGTGGACGCCCCAACCGCTTTTCATGCTGATCCAGGAACTCGGAGGCGTGCCCGACTACGAAATGTACCGCACGTTCAACATGGGGATTGGAATGGTGGTCGTGGTCGACAGCGACGCTGCGCCGGCGGTTGTGCAGCGCCTCTCCGAGTCCGGGGAGTCAGCGGCGGTCATCGGCTCCGTGCAGCACGGTGCGCACGACGTGCAGTTCGTGTAGGCTGACGCGCCTGCTGTGCGGATATACTGGGCCGGAATCCGGCGGCCTGCCGGACTCCATTCCGAGGTAACGATATGAGAGTTGCGCTGTTCCTTTTGCCATTGCTCCTGCTCTTGGCAGGCTGCGAAGAACCTGCCAAACCCCGAGAGACCGCCACGAAACCTGCGGCGAACACGCCCGACCCTGCCCCCGTTCTGAAAGAGATGGATATCGATCAAGTGCCCGATGAGGCCCACAAGCCCCTCACGAACCCGAAAGACGGCGAGGAAGTGGCTGTTATCGAAACCAACCTCGGCAAGATCGTGGTGCGATTCTTCCCCGACGTCGCGCCCAAGCATGTCGAGAACTTTCTGAAACTCGCGAAGGAAGGCTATTACGACGGTACGAAGTTCCACAGGGTGATCCCCGGGTTTATGATTCAGGGAGGGGACCCGAACAGCAAAGACGATGACCGGATGAACGACGGCGCAGGCGGCCCCGGGTATACGGTCAAGGGCGAGTTCAACAGGGTTCCTCACGTTCGCGGGATTCTTTCTACGGCGCGTACGATGGACCCCGACAGCGCGGGAAGTCAGTTTTTCGTCGTCGTTGCGGATTCCCACTTCCTCAACCCGAAGTTTTATGAGGACGGCAAGGTCGTTCCGGGCAAGGAGGGTTACACCGTTTTCGGAGCGGTGGTCTCGGGAATCGAGGTGGCCGATAAGATCGTGAACCTGCCCCGCGACGCGAACGACAACCCGCTTCCCGATAACCCCGCGGTCCTCAAGAAGGTCAAGATCGCGAAGTGGCCGGTGAAATAGGCGCTATCCACGTCCGCCGGCCAAGGCCGAACGCGACTTCGAGATCGAAGCGAAGCCCGAGATCGCGTGGATCGCGACGGTGAGTCCGAAGATCCGCTTCCTCGAGTTTCGAACGCATCCGAGTCGACTCGTTCCCACGGCGACGGGGGCGGTGTCGCTGCCGTTTGAGGACTCACGCTGTGCTCTTCTCACCTTTTCCGGAACTCCATTCCGACACCTTTCGGCGATCTCCACGTAATCATGGTTGCGACGTTTCGTCGCCGCTGGGAGGGCTGGGCGTTGGCTGTGGCCGACGAATTGAGCCAATCGGACCGCCGGCGGGCATTCGCAGGGGAAGGTGGCAGGCAAGGTCAGCTTGATGGACTAGGAACGGTGATCGAAAGGGAGGCTCCAGCGGGTGACGGGTGGAGTAAGGCCGACGTGCATCGCGCACGGCTGATGAGGCTGGCGTTGCGTCTCTGTAACGGGGACAGGGACGCCGCCAGCGACCTCGCCCAACAAGCGATCGCGAACGCCTGCTGTCGGCTAGGCTTGGATGGAGACCGCGATCTTTGGCCTTATCTGCGGACCTCGTTGCTTCATCTCTACATCGACCGCGCGAGGTTGCTCAAGAGGGAATTGCCGTTGGATGCTCTCGGTGAGTACCGAAGCAAGAACGCGTTCCTGTACGGGTCCGGACACGAATCCGACTCCGATAGGGAGTTACGGCTGAACTTTCTCCGGAAGAGCGTCAAGAGCGTGCTCGCTGAAATGCCCGACTCGCAGGTCGCGCTCTTGCTGCTGATCTATGCCGAGGGCCATTCGCTGGAAGAAGCCGGGACGCGCCTGGGGCTGTCTGCCGAGGCCGTCAAACAACGACTGAAGCGGGCGCGAGAACGATTCCGAAAGACAAGTCTGCGGCTTCAGGTGGAGTTTGAATTATGACGTGCGAACAGTTGCGAAGGGCCCTGCAAGAGAGCGACCCCGAAGAGTTGACTCAGGATCAGTGGGCGGAGATCGACGTCCATGCATCGGGATGCGAGCCATGCCGGACGTTCGTCGCCGAGTGGCGATCGTGTGAGGAGTCGATGACCTTGCTGCTCGGTCTTGCTTCGCGGGAGGAGCCTACTCCCGCACAACCGGCAGCGAGTCTCCTGCGGACCCCCGTCGTGGCCGCTTTGCGATGGAACTGGCGCACCGCCCTGGGGACCGGCGGCCTGTTCCTGGGTTTTGGGGCAGTCCTTGGGGGATTGGCAGCGGTAACGCTTCTCAGTCCCCGGGTCCGAGCGGGGCCGTTCAATGAGTTGCTCGACGTCCCGTTCTTCAACGAGGCCTTTGTGAGCGGGGCTGGGTTCATCGAGAGCTTCGAAGAGGGGCTGGAGGAGTGGGACAAGCGAGGGATCGGGCCCAACCACGCGTACCTGGACCCCTCAGTCTCTCACACCGGGCGGTATTCGCTGAGGCTCCTGCACCGCAGTCATGGAGGGGGAATTCAAAAGGAGTTTCGGACTCCAATCCCTGCGAACTCGACCGTACGGTTTGGGGCTTGGATACGTTCGCCCAGAGGTGGATCGCCCTCGAACAAGTGGTTGAGCCTTGGCCTGAGTGTCGGCGCGACGAGCGCGGGCCACGATGTGATGCTCGTGGACGGGAGGTGGCAGCCGATCACGTTTACTTTGCAGGTCGATCAACCCACGGACCGCCTGCGTGTGGACCTAACGACCCAGGCGGGCCACGGCCGATACACAGGCATGGACTGGGCGTCGTGGATCGACGACGTTCGGCTCTACCTCACCTCGAACCCGTCGCATTGGGAGTGGCGCGTCGAGGGTGACCGGATCACGGTGCGAATGGAGCTGCCAGAACCCTACGAGCCGACTTCGGTGAGTCTGTCGGAAATCTATCTGCGAGCGGTCCCTCAAAGCGTGCCTTACCTGAGGAGCAGCCGTTCGTACATCGAGGGTCGGCAAGTCGTTGCCGAGTTCGTCTCGGAGCGTCACGTGAGCTTCCTTCGTACGGGCAGTGTTGGGTCGAGCGACTCTCCCTCGCTGGATGTGGTGATGACGGCGCGCGAAGGCGACCTTCCGTGCATCTTTAGCGCGGGCGTTCGTGGGCTTTCCGGCATCAGGTCGCCGTAGTAGCGGCAGGGCATCACCCAGGCCCGGCATAGAGCATTGTTTTCCCAACGACTTGCCTTGTTCGCGCGACCGAAGAACGCAGGCTGGATGGGCCTTTTCACTTGCGGGTCTGGGAGCGCTGAGCTTCGAGCCCCTCGCAACCGTCATATTTGCTCGTCACATTATGTCCGCTCTTCGACAATGTATGTTGAAGCAGTCGCGTTCGCGCTGTTTCTTGGAGGTTTCCGTATGTACACCAAGCGTGGAATGGCACTGATACTCGCGGCGCTCGGGGCAACATCGGTGACGATGGGGTCCGTCGTCGCGACTTACCTGTTCGACGGCGATTTGAGCGCCTTCGAGTCGGGGCCGCCTAGCCTCACCGCAGTCGATCCCTATGGTTTGAATAGCTTTTCGACTGATTTCATCTACTCTGCAACCCGCACTACCTACGTCACCGAAGGGGACGCGGGGGACGATGGGTTTGGAGGTAGCTTGAACGCAGGCGTAACTCTCGATACCACGGGTCTCGCCGCCGCCGACGAGTATTCGGTCGATATGGTCGTCAAGTTCGACGAGACCGACGGAACCTGGAGAAAGCTGATCGACGTGTACGGCATGGATGAAGACAATGGCTTCTACATCAGCCCCAGCGGGTACCTGCAACTCTGGAACTCAGGGACAAACCCCTCCGGAACATCCTACTTGAGCCCCGACACCTACTACCACCTTGCGCTGACGGTGGCGAGCAACGGGACGGTCAAGGCGTACCTCGACGGCGGGGAGGAAGTGTCGCTGACGGGAAGCTCGGCGTTCGTGCGCTCCGACCCGACAATGACGTTCTTCTTGGATGAAGTTAACACGGGCCATCTTGAATACACCGATGTGACGGTGGGACTGATCCGTTTCTGGGATCACGCTCTGTCGAGCGGAGAAGTGGCATCGCTCGCAGCGGACCCCTATGCGATCGTTCCCGAACCCGCTTCCTTGCTAGCCTTGGGGCTGGGTGCGGCCGCCCTACTCCGACGCAAGCGGCGATAGTCTCGAAGCGTTGGCCAAAGAAGGTACAGGAGCCCGCCTTCTACGGAAAGCGGGCTCCTGTTCCATTTCGTAACTAGCTCTTCGGGGTCAGAACTTCACCTTCACGGGCTCGCGGGCCGCCGGCTCCTCCAATTCAAAGAGCTCCTTCGGCTCGAACTTACCCATGTTGGCAAAGATGTTCGTAGGAAAAGCCTCGATTTTGGTGTTGTAAGCCGTGACGATGTCGTTGTAGTATTGGCGCGCGAAAGCGATCTTGTTCTCGGTGCCCCTCAGCTCTTCTTGGAGTTGGATCATGTTCTCGTTGGACTTGAGGTCGGGGTAGGCCTCCGCCAAGCCGAAAATCCCCGTAAGAGCCGCGCCGACCGCCTTCTCGGCTGTCGCTTTTTCTCCGACGGTCGTTGCGGCCAGGGCCATGTTGCGGGCCTTGATGACCTTTTCGAGCGTGTCCTGCTCGTGCTTCATGTACCCCTTCACCGTCTCAACAAGGTTCGGGATAAGGTCATATCGACGCTTGAGCTGAACGTCGATCTGCGCCCATGCGTTGCCCGTCTGCTGCCGTAGCGACACTAAGCTGTTGTAGGCGCTGATGGCGACGATCAGCAGGACGACGAGAATTCCGATCAGAGTCAGGAAGACCCACATAGGTTGTTCACATACTCCTCTTTGGTCTGGCTTGAATCCAGAATACGAAGGATTCAGCCTGAGGGTTGCGTCTTCCGACGCAAAACCACGGGCTCAGGATAGAAACCCGCCGGGTCTCTCAACTCGATGGAATTCAGGTCGACGGGCCGCAGTTCGAGGGCGCGATTGTGTCTCACGACGGGTTCGCCCATCTCCTTCACGGCTTCGCCGAGAATTGACTTGATCTCCAGGAACGCCCGATCCGATTCGTAGCGCACCGTCCCCGTTTTCGGCAGGCCCTCGTGGAGCATTTCGAACCTACCGTTCGCCAAGATGGCCAGCTCGATCTTTCCGAGAGTCCGTGCAACGGCCGGATTGCCTCCTTCCGGAACAGGCAGGTCCCGATCGCCGGTCCAAGTTCCCACATAGTCGAAGCGCGGGCCGCAACTCGCCGAACCGGCGAGCGCAAGCCCTACGGATAGGGTCACTCCGAACGCTATAATGAGCCTCATGGCGGCGATCTCTTCTGAAGTCTACACGTCGCTGGGCCTCAACGAGTCGGAATATGCCCGAATCGTCCGACTGATGGGCCGCGATCCGAATGCCGTGGAACTCGCGATGTTCTCGGTGATGTGGAGCGAGCACTGCGGCTATAAGTACTCGCGGCAGGTTTTGTCCCGGTTCGGCAAATACAAAGAGGCTCTGGAAGGCAAGGGCCTTGAGAACGCGGGCATCGTCGATATCGGGGACGGGTTGGGCGTGACGATGAAGGTCGAATCGCACAACCACCCCTCCGCGGTCGAGCCGTATCAGGGCGCAGCCACCGGGGTCGGAGGGATCATCCGCGATATCTTGACCATGGGCGCTCGCCCGGTCGCATTGCTCAATTCGCTGAGGTTCGGCCCCGTGATCTCAGGACAGGATTCGCCCGATCACGTTCAACGCAACCGCTACCTCTTTTCCCACGTGGTCGAGGGCATCGGCGGGTATGGCAATTGTGTGGGAGTCCCGACGGTGGCCGGCGAAGTGGGCTTTCACAAGAGGTACAGCGGAAACCCGCTCGTGAATGCGATGTGCGTGGGAGTCCTCGATCTTCGAGCCATTGCGACCGCGGCGGCGAGGGGTGTCGGAAACCCGGTCCTTTACTTGGGATCGGCCACGGGCAAAGACGGCATCCACGGCGCGACGTTTGCGAGCGACGCGCTGGACGAGGGGAGCGAAGCCAAGCGCCCGAACGTGCAGATCGGCGATCCGTTTGCGGGCAAGCTCTTAATCGAAGCCACGCTCGAAGCGCTCAAAACCGGCGCGATCGTGGCGATCCAAGACATGGGCGCAGCGGGGTTGACGTGCAGCACGATCGAGATGTCGGCCAAGGGCCAAGTCGGAATGGAGATCGAACTGGACCTCGTCCCCACACGAGAGGCCGGGATGACCCCCGTCGAGTTGATGCTGAGCGAAAGTCAAGAGCGGATGCTGGCTGTCGCCCAGGCCGGACGAGAACTAGAGGTGATCGCCGTTTTCAGGAAGTGGGGACTCCACGCCGTGGTCATCGGCAACGTGACTTCGGAGAGGAATGTGGTGGTTCGCCAGAATGGGGAGGTCGTCGCAACCCTCGACCCCCTTTGGTTGGCGAACGAGTGCCCGACCTATTCGACGGACGCCGAAGCCCCGGATTACCACGCGCAAGCACGGTCGTGGGCGCCCCAAGACCTCAACTCCGTGAACCTGCCCGGCGCTTTGCTCCAGCTACTCTCCAGCCCCAACCTTTCCAGCAAGAAGTGGGTGTTCCAGCAATACGATCAGCAGGTGCAAACTCAGACCCAAACTCCGGCCGGGAAGGGGGATGCGGCCGTCATCGACCTGCGCGGTACCAAGAAAGCGCTGGCTCTCAAGATCGACGGAAACGCGCGCCAGGTGTACTTCGACCCTCGCGTGGGCGGACATCTCGCCGTCTGCGAGGCGGCCAGGAACGTTGCTTGTGTGGGAGCGCGGCCCGTCGCCGTAACCGATGGGCTCAACTTCGGCAACCCCCAACGGCCCCATGTGTTTTGGCAGTTCCGAGAGGCCGTCGAGGGAATCGCGGAAGCCTGCGAGGTCTTCGGCACCCCGGTAATCAGCGGAAACGTCAGCTTCTACAACGAGAGCGATTTGGGAGAGGTGCTTCCAACTCCCTTGATCGGAATGCTCGGCGTAATCGACGATGCGGCAGCTTCGATCAGCATGGTCCCAAGGAACTCCACCGGTTTTGTGGTGATGCTGCAGGTTCCTCATAGCAACCTCCCGCAACAGGGTCTCGGCGCGAGCGAGTTCCTCGCTGCCGTCTTGGGAGTCGAAAACGGTTGCCCCGAACCCCCCAACTTGGCGGCCGAAAAGACCCTCTGCGAAGTGCTTGCGGGCGTGATCGGGCAAGGGTGGCTCGAATGGGCGCACGACCTCAGCGAAGGGGGGCTGCTGGTCGCGGCGGCCGAGGTCTGTGCGGTCGGCGGGTGCGGGATGGAATTGGATTTCGGCAACGTCGCGTTTTCGGGTTCGGGATATACGCCCCTTGGAAGGTTCGCGTCCCCGGCTTCTGCGCTGTTTGGAGAGGTGTCGGGGAGGGTGCTTGCCGGGATCGACCTCTCCAAGCGGCACATCGTCGAGCAGCTCGACAAGCAGGCGCGCGAAAACGGGCTCGAACTCGTCGTGCTGGGCATGTACGCTCGGGCCGCCAAGAGGCTTCAGGTGAAGCAAATGGGGCAGATGCTCGTCGATGTCAGTACCGACGAAATCTCAAGGGCTTACGAAGCCACGTTGGCACTGGACTGACCTCCGGGGCCGCACAAGGGCCGCCCAGCGGAGGGGCCGAGTTCGATTTGAGGTTTTCGCCCGTCATCGGTAGAATAGTTGTTCGGGGGTGAAGGCACACCATGAAGTATGCGATCGCTGCAATTGTTGGACTGTTGCTCGTTTTGGGGCCGGTTGCGTCCCCAGCGCAGACACAGGCTGACCGCCAATTCCAAGAGCAAGTCCACAAGGCGGTCGAACTCTACAACGGGGGGAAGACCGGCGAGGCGATCGAACTCCTCGAAAAGCTGGTCGCGGAGCGCCCGGACCACGCCGACGCGCTCCAATGGCTTGGTTTCCTTTACCTTCGCACGGACCGCGCCAAGGAGGCCATCCCTCTGCTCGAGCGCGCTGAAGCCAAGGCGCCCGACAGCGCGACGATCCTGAACAACCTGGGCACGGCGTATATGGAGGCTCAGGAGTACGGCAAGGCGCTGGTTCGATACAACAAGCTCGTTGCGATGAACCCGAATGACGGCGTGGCTTGGTACAACGTCGGCACGATCCACCTCAAGCAGCGCTCGTACAGCCCTGCGATCGAC
The genomic region above belongs to Candidatus Nitrosymbiomonas proteolyticus and contains:
- a CDS encoding phosphoribosylformylglycinamidine cyclo-ligase encodes the protein MPDESLTYLSAGVNIDEAQRALRGVLPDVQATYTENVVAGVGGFGGLFHASFPGIDQPVLVASIDGVGTKTRVASMVGDYTGLGKDIVNHCINDILCQGARPLFFLDYFAASRLSGQILEEVLRGASEACRAVGCALLGGETAEMPGVYAEDEIDVVGSIVGVVEYARRLPRPTIRPGDTLIGIASDGLHTNGFSLARKSLFEIGGLSVRQPVPGLNTTIGEELLRPHRCYFNALYPLLQEEVGIKSLAHITGGGLHDNVPRALPPDTQAIVERRTWTPQPLFMLIQELGGVPDYEMYRTFNMGIGMVVVVDSDAAPAVVQRLSESGESAAVIGSVQHGAHDVQFV
- a CDS encoding peptidylprolyl isomerase; translated protein: MRVALFLLPLLLLLAGCEEPAKPRETATKPAANTPDPAPVLKEMDIDQVPDEAHKPLTNPKDGEEVAVIETNLGKIVVRFFPDVAPKHVENFLKLAKEGYYDGTKFHRVIPGFMIQGGDPNSKDDDRMNDGAGGPGYTVKGEFNRVPHVRGILSTARTMDPDSAGSQFFVVVADSHFLNPKFYEDGKVVPGKEGYTVFGAVVSGIEVADKIVNLPRDANDNPLPDNPAVLKKVKIAKWPVK
- a CDS encoding RNA polymerase sigma factor, sigma-70 family, translating into MVATFRRRWEGWALAVADELSQSDRRRAFAGEGGRQGQLDGLGTVIEREAPAGDGWSKADVHRARLMRLALRLCNGDRDAASDLAQQAIANACCRLGLDGDRDLWPYLRTSLLHLYIDRARLLKRELPLDALGEYRSKNAFLYGSGHESDSDRELRLNFLRKSVKSVLAEMPDSQVALLLLIYAEGHSLEEAGTRLGLSAEAVKQRLKRARERFRKTSLRLQVEFEL
- a CDS encoding PEP-CTERM domain protein, producing MYTKRGMALILAALGATSVTMGSVVATYLFDGDLSAFESGPPSLTAVDPYGLNSFSTDFIYSATRTTYVTEGDAGDDGFGGSLNAGVTLDTTGLAAADEYSVDMVVKFDETDGTWRKLIDVYGMDEDNGFYISPSGYLQLWNSGTNPSGTSYLSPDTYYHLALTVASNGTVKAYLDGGEEVSLTGSSAFVRSDPTMTFFLDEVNTGHLEYTDVTVGLIRFWDHALSSGEVASLAADPYAIVPEPASLLALGLGAAALLRRKRR
- a CDS encoding LemA family protein, producing MWVFLTLIGILVVLLIVAISAYNSLVSLRQQTGNAWAQIDVQLKRRYDLIPNLVETVKGYMKHEQDTLEKVIKARNMALAATTVGEKATAEKAVGAALTGIFGLAEAYPDLKSNENMIQLQEELRGTENKIAFARQYYNDIVTAYNTKIEAFPTNIFANMGKFEPKELFELEEPAAREPVKVKF